A single Neospora caninum Liverpool complete genome, chromosome VIIb DNA region contains:
- a CDS encoding axonemal inner arm I1 intermediate chain dynein IC138 translates to MAGQPGKDWRGDQRATSASHADADDDEEGPTAEDGLPYPQGTNCHAREVSEGLLETQVEITLQESATEIYFSQPSLVVLVDTEEYWRLTNRNKQYDELAASKCLTEKYVANHSQTLNFPQKNKEISALPPAPVSAGVSVSPADIFDAFNTFAVPRVNELQHQWAKEAHSYTEKGLKMPGSLLDVNNISVQQNYPFHVSSATRKAASWGDVSDGGTTKDVTTASLHKGYTTLKTRRNDGPIAGGPSRESNRKLGLGEQKPFPLHMRSKGEERCVAQAKADVGSGIIAEEDDRDQEFDEDSDDRDTPDDEQLPKLNSSIAGFKELFDFDGRALTASMSVSTANWNPGNQDLLAVAYGTSPAARTGTSSDGHLVLWDLRKPNDQPVLQTHPVLSMQGCSRHSDAVWDVRWVDRGADKVPGEQLLSIGGDGKVYQWTMKKVLERTTMMSMKRVVNPRTKITWNTSGVDQANDAVVFMYASGLCIDISGQDASTYVIGTDEGLVHRCSTSYNEQYLDTYVGHTGPINRVAYNPFDSEVFSSCSDDGTIRLWNIKQPEAAVATLPPSTQYSAVTDFSWFAPNCPVLVVGDKEGCATVIKVQDEDIPRYSSFEQRERLQAVIDRQGKHWMAM, encoded by the exons ATGGCCGGACAGCCTGGAAAAGACTGGCGAGGAGACCAAAGAGCCACGTCTGCTTCGCACGCAGATgcagacgacgacgaagaaggccccACGGCCG AGGACGGTTTGCCGTACCCTCAAGGAACTAACTGCCACGCACGGGAGGTCAGCGAAGGACTGCTCGAGACGCAAGTGGAAATCACTTTGCAAGAATCAGCAACAGAAATCTACTTCTCCCAACCCAGCCTCGTGGTTCTTGTTGACACTGAGGAATACTGGCGCCTGACCAATCGAAACAAGCAATACGATGAACTCGCGGCGTCCAAGTGCTTGACAGAGAAGTATGTGGCTAATCACTCACAGACCCTTAACTTCCCTCAGAAAAACAAGGAGATCTCAGCACTGCCTCCTGCGCCGGTGTCAGCGGGAGTGTCTGTCAGCCCGGCGGACATTTTTGATGCGTTCAACACCTTCGCTGTACCCCG CGTCAACGAGCTCCAACATCAGTGGGCAAAGGAGGCTCACAGCTATACAGAAAAGGGCTTAAAGATGCCGGGTAGCCTTTTAGATGTGAATAACATCTCAGTGCAACAAAACTACCCGTTCCACGTATCTTCGGCTACTCGAAAAGCAGCCAGTTGGGGCGACGTCTCTGACGGCGGCACAACCAAGGATGTGACTACTGCCTCGTTGCACAAAGGGTACACGACGCTCAAGACACGGAGGAACGACGGCCCCATTGCTGGCGGACCGTCACGAGAGTCCAACAGGAAACTTGGCTTGGGAG AACAGAAACCATTTCCGCTCCATATGCGgagcaagggagaagaacgttGCGTAGCGCAAGCAAAGGCGGATGTGGGTTCAGGAATTATTGCTGAGGAGGACGACAGGGACCAGGAGTTTGACGAGGACAGCGATGATCGAGACACGCCGGATGACGAGCAACTTCCGAAACTGAATTCCTCAATTGCAGGGTTTAAAGAGCTCTTCGATTTTGATGGTCGGGCACTCACAGCTTCAATGAGTGTTTCCACTGCCAACTGGAACCCTGGAAACCAAGACTTGTTGGCGGTCGCCTACGGAACGAGTCCTGCTGCCCGGACGGGCACATCATCAG ACGGGCACCTCGTTCTCTGGGACCTCAGAAAGCCGAACGACCAGCCCGTGTTGCAAACCCACCCCGTCCTGTCCATGCAG GGTTGCAGCAGACACAGCGATGCCGTATGGGACGTACGCTGGGTTGATCGAGGAGCTGACAAGGTTCCCGGAGAGCAGTTGCTCTCCATTGGGGGGGATGGCAAGGTGTACCAGTGGACGATGAAGAAAG TATTGGAACGGACAACAATGATGTCGATGAAACGCGTCGTCAACCCCCGTACAAAAATAACGTGGAACACGAGCGGCGTCGACCAGGCGAACGACGCCGTCGTTTTTATGTACGCGTCGGGGCTGTGTATTGACATCAGCGGCCAGGACGCTTCCACGTATGTCATCGGCACTGACGAGGGCTTGGTCCACAGGTGCTCCACGTCGTACAACGAGCAGTACCTCGACACCTACGTCGGCCACACCGGACCTATCAACAGA GTTGCATACAACCCCTTTGATAGCGAAGTCTTTTCAAGCTGTTCCGATGACGGGACGATACGCTTGTGGAATATCAAACAGCCCGAAGCAGCTGTCGCGACTCTTCCGCCATCGACGCAATACAGCGCAGTTACCGACTTCTCCTG GTTCGCGCCAAACTGCCCCGTGCTGGTTGTGGGAGATAAAGAGGGCTGCGCCACCGTCATTAAGGTTCAAGACGAAGACATTCCGCGGTATTCATCCttcgagcagagagaaagacttCAAGCGGTGATTGACCGACAAGGAAAACATTGGATGGCCATGTGA